CGATCCGGTGGACAACCATAAGAAGTGGTCCAATGACATCAAAGAGACCCAAGGATTCGCGCCCAACTACCCAATGATCGGGGATACCGATCTGAAGATCTCGAAGCTCTATGGCATGCTGCCCGCGGCGCTTGAGGGAACTTGTGAAGGCAGAACTTCCGCCGATAACCAGACCGTGCGCAATGTCTTCGTGGTGGGCCCTGACAAGAAGATCAAGCTCATCATCGTCTATCCCATGACCACCGGCCGTAACTTCGATGAGGTCTTGCGCGTCATCGACTCGCTGCAGCTCACAGCGAAGCACAAGGTGGCAACCCCGGTCAATTGGCAGCAAGGCGACGACGTGATTATTGCCGGCTCGGTCTCGGACGAAGAGGCGAAGAGGTCTTACCCGCAGGGATGGAAGGCCCCGAGGCCGTATCTGCGCATCGTGCCCCAACCCAAGGGGTAGATCGAGACTCAGGAGTGCTTCAAAGTGTGATCCCACCCGGCTTTCTTTTCGGCCGCGGTGGGATTTTTGGATTGCGCGCAATCGATCTGATTGTGTGCTGGCCTGTGCCGCGACGATGCCGCTCAGCTTGCTGTAATTCCTGCTAGAGACCTTGTACGTGCGCGCGAGAAGTATGCATTCGACCAGGAGGGCTCCTTTTTCTTCCGCTTTTTTGCCAGCGCTCCGTCAGATGTGGACGTTCATCGGAAGGCAATGGTAAGGTGGCTCACGCATTGCTGACATTCAGGACCGTACCAACATCTGGCGATCGGAACACCGGCCAAGGTTACAAGATAAATTCCGATGGCGACCAATCCAATCGGCGGTCCACAACTGGCGGACGGCAGGCGCGCCGTCGCGCAAGCTGTCATTACTCCGCTCACTCGCGCTGCCATCTTTCTGGTCGTGACGCTACAGCCGGACTCCGGCAAGCGAAAAGTCATTCGCTCCTTCTGCGCTGATCTGGCAGCCATATTTCGGGCGGTTGAATTCCGCGACATTGAAGCCGGGCTCTCCTGCGTCATGGGGATTGGGTCCGACGCCTGGGACCAGCTTTTCGGCGCGCCGCGTCCGGCGGAGCTGCATCCGTTTCGAGAGATTCGCGCTGGAGGACGCCATGCCGTCTCGACCCCGGGCGATTTGCTGTTCCACATCCGCGCGAAGCGGATGGATTTATGTTTTGAGATGACGACACAGATCATGGCGCGGATCGGTGAGGCGGTCTCGACAGCCGACGAGGTACATGGATTCCGCTACTTCGATGACCGTGAT
This genomic window from Terriglobales bacterium contains:
- a CDS encoding peroxiredoxin, with amino-acid sequence MSLKIGDVAPDFEAETTEGHIRFHDWIGDSWAVLFSHPKDFTPVCTTELGYMAKMKPEFDKRKAKIIGLSVDPVDNHKKWSNDIKETQGFAPNYPMIGDTDLKISKLYGMLPAALEGTCEGRTSADNQTVRNVFVVGPDKKIKLIIVYPMTTGRNFDEVLRVIDSLQLTAKHKVATPVNWQQGDDVIIAGSVSDEEAKRSYPQGWKAPRPYLRIVPQPKG